The window GGCCTTGTCCGACGCGGCGGCAAACTCTTCGAGCTGCTCGACGTTATAGATGTTCGGCAGCGCCACGGCACACATCGGCGTTTGCCAGATGAACTTGAGCGCCGCCTGGCCGATCGTGAGGTCGCGGTCCTCGTGCAGGAACGTCAGCTTTTCGAGCTTCTTGAGGCCGTTGATCAGCCACTCTTTGGGCCGGTGCATGCGGTGATCGTTCTTCTCAAACTTCGTCTCGGCGGTGTACTTGCCCTCAAGCATGCCGCTTGAGTGCGGCACTCGCACCAGCAGCGCGACGCCCTCCTCCTGCGCTACCCGCGACAGCTCGCGTCCCGGCTCCTGCTCGAGCATGTTGTAGATCATGTGCAGGCCGTCGATCTTGCGCGTGCGCATCGCCTTGACGCCCTCATCGAGCCAGCCGATCGCCGGGCCGAGCGCCACGCCGAACGCGCGGATCTTGCCCTCGTCTTTCAGCCGCTCCAGCACATCCCATAGCGCGTCGCTGTCGATCGCGTCCATCTTGGTGTTGTGCGCCTGCCAGAAGTCGATGCGATCGGTCTTGAGCCGTCGCAGGCTTTGCTCGACGCTGAAGCGAATAAACTCAGGACGCCAGTCCTGCGGTCGCTCCTGCTGGCCGCGTCGCTCCTTGTGCTCGTACCAGTTGTAGCCGCCCTTGGTCGCGATCACGATCTTGTCGCGCACGTCGCCCAGCGCCTCGGCGACGATCTCCTCGCCGAAGCCCTCGCCGTAGGTGTCGGCGGTGTCGAAGAAGGTCACGCCCAGGTCGTATGCCCGCCGCAGCAGATCGATCCCCACCTGCTTATCGTTGATGCCCCACCACGTCGTGCCGACGGTCCAGACGCCGAAGCCAAGCTGTGAAACCTCTATGCCGGTCGTGCCAAAGGGTACGTATCGCATAATTACTCCTTCGGAGGAACAAAAGAACAAGCGAACAAGGGAACAAACACAGATGACGTTCTTCCTATTTCTATTCCACCCTGCTTTGTTCCTTTGTTCTAAGCCACTGTGCCTTGCTCTTCTGCAACAATCTCTCGAATCTCCGCCACCTGCCGCGCGTACTCGTCATCGCCAAGCACAGGCGTCATGCCGTC of the Herpetosiphonaceae bacterium genome contains:
- a CDS encoding aldo/keto reductase → MRYVPFGTTGIEVSQLGFGVWTVGTTWWGINDKQVGIDLLRRAYDLGVTFFDTADTYGEGFGEEIVAEALGDVRDKIVIATKGGYNWYEHKERRGQQERPQDWRPEFIRFSVEQSLRRLKTDRIDFWQAHNTKMDAIDSDALWDVLERLKDEGKIRAFGVALGPAIGWLDEGVKAMRTRKIDGLHMIYNMLEQEPGRELSRVAQEEGVALLVRVPHSSGMLEGKYTAETKFEKNDHRMHRPKEWLINGLKKLEKLTFLHEDRDLTIGQAALKFIWQTPMCAVALPNIYNVEQLEEFAAASDKAELTADDMARVADLYDHGFYLEPTEAEQVA